The Pigmentiphaga aceris DNA segment CTTGACGGCGGGTTTGGCCTGGGCGGTGGCTGCGTGGGGGACGACTGCCGTGAATCCGGCCGCAAACATTGCGGCAAGCAGGGTGCGCTTCATTGCCTATCTCCTGGGACTGCTTGTTTTCGCGATGCCGTCGTGACGCGGCACGCATAGGGGGCTTCTCTTAGGGGCTTCTCTTTGTTATCCAAAGAGTCTAGCTGCGCGAAAACGCTTGTGCGCACCACCTAAGGGCTTGTCCGCAGAGGGACGCCCCGGGGTTCCCAAGCAGGCAATAGACAGGTGCGCGGGGATAAAAAAATCCCGCCGGCGGCATCTGCACGCGGGCGGGATCATCGAAGCGGACGACGCTGGTCAGGCGTCGCAAGCCAAGTCTATGCAGCTTTGCTGCGTCGTTGCCGTTTGGGCGCTGGCAGCTTGAGCCGGAAGTACAGCAAGGTCGCAGTCAGCCCTGCGACGATGGCATGAATCGCCCACACACCAATGCTGAAACTCAGACGCCCGCTGTTCACCGATGCCTGCGACAAACTCACCAGATTCAGGTAAAGCAGCGCCACCAGCAAGGCAATCACCACGTCACCGGATCGGCCCAGACGCGGATTCACCGCACCCAGCGGAATCGCCAGCAGCGCCAGGTTCACGGCCAGGATCGGCAGGCCGATACGCCACAGCAGCTCGCCCAGCGCCCGGCCAGCCGGGTTCTGGATCAGGTCGGGCGTGGACCGCAGCTTGGTAGACGGGTCGGACAACAGGAAGTCGTGCGCCCGTTCCAGCCGCACGCCGTAACGCTCGAAGTCCATGATGCGGAAGGTGGGCTGGCCAGGGGTCAGCTCGTAGCGGTTGCCGGTCTCCAGCACCATGAAACGGTCGCCGTTGGGCATTTCCTCGATGCGCCCACCGCTGGCGGTGATGATGCTGATCCGGCCAGCTTCGATGGCACGCACGAATACGTTGGACACCCGATCGGCCGTGTCGTTGGCCGATTCCACGAAGAACACACGATCGGTGCCGCCGGATTCACCGAATTGCCCAGGTGTGACCTTGGCGATGTCGGACCGGTTTTCGTAACGTTCGCGGTATTCGCTGATCTGCCGGTAAGACCACGGCGAGACCCCCAGGGTCAGGGCCGCGACCACCAGGCCACAGGGAATCGCAAATTGCAGCACGGGCCGAATCCAGCCAAGCAGGCTGATGCCGCTGGCGAACCACACGACCATCTCGGATTCGCGGTAGTTGCGGGTGACCGTGGTCAACACCGCGATGAACACGGTGACCGACACAATCGTTGGCAAGGCATTGATCGTGGAGAAGGTGGCCATGCCGATCACGGCGTCCGCGCCGATGCGACCGGCTGCGGCTTCGCCAAGCAGGCGTACCAGCAACACGCTTAGCCAGACCACGACCAGGGTGGAGAACACCACGCTGGCATGACTGGTCAGTTCATTACGGACAGAGCGCTGAAACAGGGACACGAGGAATTCGGGAGTAAGGCTTGAGCGGAAAAAAGCGGTGACGCGTGCATCGGGAAGATTCTGCGGGATAATCGCAGATCGGCCGGACGCCAACCGGAGCGGTTGCAGCTACTGAATTGCAGCCACTGAGTTGCAGCCAACAAAATCGCAGCCAACGAACTTGCAGCCAAGAAACTGCGTTCGACGTGAAGTCGGACATGCAGCCACACTGGCAGTCACACACTGAAGAAACGAGGAAAAACGTCAATGGAATTTAGCACACAGACCGCCTCCGTCGAGAAGATCAAGACCGCCGCACTGGCAGTCGGCGTCTATACGAATGGCGTACTGAGCCCCGCCGCAGACGTGATCGATCGCGCAAGCGCCGGTGCGGTACGCGCGGTGGTCGGCAGCGATTTCAAGGGCCGTTCCGGCGAGACCCTGGTGCTGCGCAACCTCGCTGGCGTCGCCGCCAAGCGTGTGGTGCTGGTGGGCCTGGGTGCCCAGGAAGACATCAAGCCGCGCAGCTTGCAGGCAGCGCACCGCGCCGCCGCAGGTGCCCTGGTGTCGCTTGGCGTGACCGAAGGCGTGTCGGCGCTGGCGGCTATTCCCGTGGAAGGCACCGACCCGCGCTGGAGCGCGCGCATTGCCGCGATTGCAGTTGGTGACGCTACCTATCGTTACGACACCACCTTCGGCAAGAAAGACCCGGAAGCAGCCGTCAAGCTCGTCAAGCTGGGCCTGGCGCTGGAACGCGCTGCCGTCAAGGAAGCCGATGCCGGCCTGCGCGAAGGCTCGGCAATCGCCACTGGCATGTCGCTCACCAAGGACCTGGGCAATCTGCCGCCGAACATCTGCACCCCCACCTACCTGGGCCAGACCGCTCGCAAGATGGCGCGCAGCCACAAGCTGAAGGTGGAAGTGCTGGACCGCAAGCAGATCGAAGCCCTGAACATGGGCTCGTTCCTGTCGGTGGCACGCGGCTCGGACGAACCGCCGAAGTTCATCGTGCTGCGTCACGAAGGTGCCAAGCTGGCTGCACCGGTCAAGACCGTGCGCGGCAAGCCCGCCCCGGCAGCCGCCCCCATCGTGCTGGTCGGCAAGGGCATCACCTTTGATTCGGGCGGCATCTCGCTCAAGCCCGGCGCGGGCATGGACGAAATGAAGTACGACATGTGCGGTGCCGCCAGCGTGTTCGGCACGCTCAGCGCCGTGGCTGAACTGCAACTGCCCATCGACGTGATCGGCGTGATCCCGACCTGCGAGAACATGCCCAACGGCCGTGCGCTGAAGCCGGGCGATGTGGTCACCAGCATGTCGGGCCAGACCATCGAAATTCTGAACACCGACGCCGAAGGCCGTCTGATTCTGTGCGATGCGCTGACCTACGTGGAGCGCTTCAAGCCGGCCGCCGTGATCGACTTGGCTACCTTGACCGGCGCGTGCATCACCGCGCTGGGTTACATCAATTCCGGTCTGTTCAGCCCCGACGACGCGCTGGCCGACGAACTGCTGGCAGCCTCTCGCACCGCCCTGGACCCGGCATGGCGCATGCCGCTGGACGAGGCCTATCAGGAACAGCTGAAGTCCAACTTCGCTGACATGGCCAACATCGGTGGTCCCCCGGCTGGTGCAGTGACCGCTGCTTGCTTCCTGTCGCGCTTCACCAAGCAGTACCGCTGGGCGCACCTGGACATCGCCGGCACCGCGTGGCGCAGTGGCAAGGACAAAGGCGCGTCGGGCCGTCCGGTGCCGCTGCTGATGCAATACCTGTTGTCGACGGTGAAATGACGTCTATTGCATTTGCTTTCGGTGCGCCGGATCGC contains these protein-coding regions:
- a CDS encoding leucyl aminopeptidase, whose product is MEFSTQTASVEKIKTAALAVGVYTNGVLSPAADVIDRASAGAVRAVVGSDFKGRSGETLVLRNLAGVAAKRVVLVGLGAQEDIKPRSLQAAHRAAAGALVSLGVTEGVSALAAIPVEGTDPRWSARIAAIAVGDATYRYDTTFGKKDPEAAVKLVKLGLALERAAVKEADAGLREGSAIATGMSLTKDLGNLPPNICTPTYLGQTARKMARSHKLKVEVLDRKQIEALNMGSFLSVARGSDEPPKFIVLRHEGAKLAAPVKTVRGKPAPAAAPIVLVGKGITFDSGGISLKPGAGMDEMKYDMCGAASVFGTLSAVAELQLPIDVIGVIPTCENMPNGRALKPGDVVTSMSGQTIEILNTDAEGRLILCDALTYVERFKPAAVIDLATLTGACITALGYINSGLFSPDDALADELLAASRTALDPAWRMPLDEAYQEQLKSNFADMANIGGPPAGAVTAACFLSRFTKQYRWAHLDIAGTAWRSGKDKGASGRPVPLLMQYLLSTVK
- the lptF gene encoding LPS export ABC transporter permease LptF; its protein translation is MSLFQRSVRNELTSHASVVFSTLVVVWLSVLLVRLLGEAAAGRIGADAVIGMATFSTINALPTIVSVTVFIAVLTTVTRNYRESEMVVWFASGISLLGWIRPVLQFAIPCGLVVAALTLGVSPWSYRQISEYRERYENRSDIAKVTPGQFGESGGTDRVFFVESANDTADRVSNVFVRAIEAGRISIITASGGRIEEMPNGDRFMVLETGNRYELTPGQPTFRIMDFERYGVRLERAHDFLLSDPSTKLRSTPDLIQNPAGRALGELLWRIGLPILAVNLALLAIPLGAVNPRLGRSGDVVIALLVALLYLNLVSLSQASVNSGRLSFSIGVWAIHAIVAGLTATLLYFRLKLPAPKRQRRSKAA